The nucleotide sequence GCGCCGGCGGCCGTGACGCCGACGCCGCCCGCGAGACCTACGTCGAGGGCCTTCGGACGGCGATCGATCACTTCGCCGGTCGGGACAACGCGCCCGATCGGTTCGTCTACACGTCGAGTACGGGCGTCTACGGCGACCACGACGGCGAGTGGGTCGACGAGGAGACCCCCCTCGACCCCGGCGACGAGCGGACCGAAATCCTGGCCGAGGCCGAACGGCTGGCCCGTGAGCGCCCGCCGGCGGGCATCGACGGGACGGTCGCCCGCTTTGGCGGGTTGTACGGCCCGGATCGCTACCGCTTACAGCGATACCTCGACGGCCCGGTCACGGCCGGCGTGCTCAACATGGTCCATCGCGACGACGCCGCCGGCGCGGTCCGGTTCCTGCTCTCTACCGACCGCGGCCGTGGCGAACTCGTCAACGTCGTCGACGACGAACCGGTAGAGAAGTGGGGATTCGCCGACTGGCTGGCCGAACAGTGTGACGTCGAGTTCCCGCCGAAACAGACGGTCGAACAACGACTCGCCGACGTCGACCGGGCGTCGACCCGCCGGCGAATCCGCTCGAGCAAACGCGTCAGCAACGACCGACTCCGGGCGGACGGCTACGAGTTTGCGTTCCCGACCTATCGCGAGGGCTATCGCGCGGCGATCGATCGCTATCGGGCCGAGGACGGGGGATCCTGAGCGCCCCTTCCCCTCGAACGACGCACTCGCCACAGACTGCCACCCAGCGGATCGCTGCCGGCTGTGCCGTCGGTTATGTCGGGTTTCTACCGTCCGCATTTGTTTTGACCCTTCTCTAAACGATCTCTCGTGTGTTTGCCGAACCTTCTTAACAGATCGGAGAGACAGTCTCCGGTATGTCGGTCCCGGGCCCCGCTGCTGGCGCGGTCGGACAGGTGGGTGTGGAAGAGTTCCTCGACCGCGTGACAGCCGATCCATTGCTCGCCGCGGCAGTGATCGTTGCCGTCCTCCTCGTGCTCATCGGTCTTGCCCTGATTGTCCGCAGAGTTCGGCGATCCCCCGGGCAACGCCTCCGTCGAATCCTGGCGGACCACGATCGGGTGAGCGTCCTGATGCATCCAAATCCCGATCCTGACGCGATGGCGGCCGCCCAGGGCGTCGCGGAACTCGCGTCGGCCGTCGATACCGAAGCCGTCCTCCAGCACGCGGGCCAGATTCGCCACCAGGAGAACCGCGCGTTCGAGACCGTCCTCGATCTCGACCTCGAACAGATCGAGACAGCCGGCGATATCGACGCCGATCCGATCGTCCTCGTCGACCACAACGAAGCGCGTGGGTTCCCCGGTGCGGACGGGATCGAACCCGTCGCCGTCATCGACCATCATCCCGGTGACGGCACCGGGACGGTGTTCACCGACATCCGGCCGGAGTACGGGGCCTGTGCGACGATCGTCGCCGAGTATTTCGAGGAACAGGGTATCGAGCCGGGTGATCCCGACGCGGAGGAGTCAAGCGACGGTTGTACGCTCCCGACGGCGGCGGCCACGGGACTGCTCTATGGCATCCAGGCGGACACGAACCATCTGACGAAAGGCTGTTCGCCCGCCGAGTTCGGTGCCGCATCGTACCTCTATGCGGGGATCGACGAGGAGGCACTCGACCGGATTGCCAACCCGGAAGTCGACACCGAGGTGCTCGAAGTCAAAGCCCGGGCGATCACCGCACGGGACGTTCGTGGTGCCTTTGCGTGTAGCGACGTCGGGACGATCTCGAACGTCGACGCAATTCCGCAGGCGGCCGACGAACTCCTGCGACTGGAAGGTGTGACGGCGATCGTCGTCTTTGGCGAAGTCGAGGACACGCTTCACCTCTCGGGGCGTTCGCGTGACGATCGCGTTCACATGGGCAAGGCCCTGCAGGCGGCTGTCGAGGACATTCCCATGGCCGAGGCCGGCGGGCACGCCCGAATGGGCGGGGGCCAGATCAGCGTCGAGCACATGAACGGCCTCGGGCCGGGCGAGGGCGTGACGCGGGCGGACGTCCAGGAGCGACTGTTCGAGGCGATGACAGGCGACCGGCAGTGACACGATCCGCTGGAACAGATCCGCTCAGTGGCTGTAAATCATCTCTCTGGGGGTATGACTGGCTTAGCCGACCTGCTTCCACTCGCGGCCACACCCCGGACAGACGCGAACCGAAACGACTTCGTCGGGGTCGTTTTCGGTCGCCAACTCCTCCTCGCATTCGACACATTGTAACCGCTCGTAGGTGTCTTTCTCCAGATCCCCGGATCGCAGCCCCTTCCTGACAGATTCCATACGAAGACGTATGCGACCATGTGACAAAAAGCCCGCGCTCGTCACCGGTGGCGGGTGAGCCGGCGAAACCGGCGGTTGTCAGTCCCTTTTTTGACCTGCCGGCCGGAGACCTACTGAATGGAGTACGTTCAAGAACGGATCGCCACCCTCCACGATTTCGATGGGGCGACCCCGCCAGCCCCGACTGACCGCGCCGTCGTGATCGTCCCGATGACCGCGCGCGATCACGCCAGTCTGGCCGCCGAACGCGTGCTCTCGACGCTCGAAACCGTCGATCCGGGGCAGGTGATCGTCGCCCTTCGGGCCGACACGGACCGGGTCGGCGAGATCGCGGGGTGGCTGTCGTCGTTCGATCTGTCGCTGGAAGTACTGTGGTGTAGTGCCCCCGCTGTCGAGACGGCG is from Halorhabdus sp. BNX81 and encodes:
- a CDS encoding SDR family oxidoreductase; translated protein: MTRVAILGCGYVGCELARQLGEAGHHVVGVRRSDAGLAAVEEAGAEPVRADVTDADSLESVPDAEWVVFAASAGGRDADAARETYVEGLRTAIDHFAGRDNAPDRFVYTSSTGVYGDHDGEWVDEETPLDPGDERTEILAEAERLARERPPAGIDGTVARFGGLYGPDRYRLQRYLDGPVTAGVLNMVHRDDAAGAVRFLLSTDRGRGELVNVVDDEPVEKWGFADWLAEQCDVEFPPKQTVEQRLADVDRASTRRRIRSSKRVSNDRLRADGYEFAFPTYREGYRAAIDRYRAEDGGS
- a CDS encoding bifunctional oligoribonuclease/PAP phosphatase NrnA, whose product is MSVPGPAAGAVGQVGVEEFLDRVTADPLLAAAVIVAVLLVLIGLALIVRRVRRSPGQRLRRILADHDRVSVLMHPNPDPDAMAAAQGVAELASAVDTEAVLQHAGQIRHQENRAFETVLDLDLEQIETAGDIDADPIVLVDHNEARGFPGADGIEPVAVIDHHPGDGTGTVFTDIRPEYGACATIVAEYFEEQGIEPGDPDAEESSDGCTLPTAAATGLLYGIQADTNHLTKGCSPAEFGAASYLYAGIDEEALDRIANPEVDTEVLEVKARAITARDVRGAFACSDVGTISNVDAIPQAADELLRLEGVTAIVVFGEVEDTLHLSGRSRDDRVHMGKALQAAVEDIPMAEAGGHARMGGGQISVEHMNGLGPGEGVTRADVQERLFEAMTGDRQ
- a CDS encoding HVO_0758 family zinc finger protein; amino-acid sequence: MESVRKGLRSGDLEKDTYERLQCVECEEELATENDPDEVVSVRVCPGCGREWKQVG